The Salvelinus namaycush isolate Seneca chromosome 5, SaNama_1.0, whole genome shotgun sequence genome segment AAGTCTAGGCTACCATTGAGTGGTGTCTATTTTTGGTGTCACATGAGGGAGTTCGGAAGTGCGCACCTGTTGTCTGAAAACTAAAGTGAGGCTGAACGGCAGTTAGTGTCTAATGGCAAATCCATGCATACTACTCAAAAACACATTTGAGAggtattgttttttttattccTTGAGCAATGCTTGCTTTGCTTTGACTGCAGTTCACCTTGAATAGGAGTTCCCATTAGAATGCCGCTCACGTTCCGTGCCGTTTTAAAAACACTCCAATCATAAAATAGAATGCCAGGTGCCAAGCCCTCTTGAATTGTCAGGTATATGGGTAATGATCATAATAAGGATAAGAAACACAATTTACACAAATCTGTTAAATTACTATGTATCTACTTCTTAAAATATACATTTCAAGGCCTGAAGTTCTCCGTGTGGTCTATGAGACCCCCTCTcctcactcatctctctctccctgcatctctcttcaccccctcccctcctcccccattctctctgcatctctgcatTCTCTCCTCCCACAAGTCGTGTGGGAAGCTCAATGCAGCTGTAAAGCAGCATACCAATGACACAGGCAGGGATAGTTGCTATTACAAGAACCACACACCCTTTTCCCACTTATCCGGATCCCTGATGACTGTTTTATCAGTAGTTTATTTGAACGCAGTTTCTTGATTTGGTGGAATATTGCCCGCATCTGACTGAACTGAATGATACATTTTCCCACTACAGCCGCTGTTCTCCTTTTTTTCCTGAATATCAGTGTGgtgtttttcccctcattttcTTTGCCTTGGTGTAAAGACTGGCTGAACCTCAGACATCACTGGTAGGTAGCCCTGTGAACTACATGATTCGAAAAGAGACGCGATTTAATATTTTTTGAGGTGAGTAAACCCGCGCATGATATATTTCGGTTTTTCGAGTGGGTAGCCTATTGCTGTTTTGTTTTTGCCTGAACTATTCAGTACAACTTCAGCGAGCATCTCTATGGACTGGGGGTGTTGGAGCAGCACAATTTgtttccttctcctctctcatgaACTGGAGAGCAGGCTGAAGTTGTTTTGCAGTCACTTCAGCTGCTTGCCTTCAGTCCCTTCTGTCTTAACGCAGAGGTGGGCACCTTGTCTTTAGTTCATGCCGTACTGAAATGCTTCATGGATATACAACAGCACTGGAGACCCTACGAGAGAAATCATGTTTTAAACAAGTGGAGTCTGTCAAGAAGAGATGCATAGGCTGAAATCTGAGCTCACTGCGATTCTGACGTCTGAATGGGAGCAATGTCTGTCTCTCAAGAAACCACATTTACAAACGCTTAAGGTAAGACAACGGTTCTTTTTTTATACATGGTTGGAAAGATTTAATATCCATTCTTTACATtgttcatatttttttattacaaTATGGTTGGATCCCTTTTGGGGCAGAGGCTTCATGGGATGTTTTAGCCCATAATATGTCACCATACAGTAGAATGCAGTAGCCTATATATTTTCTCCTCTTTTGTTGAATAACCTGGTATATGCCCACACAATTGGTCCACTTGCTATATAGAATGATTTATTCCTCTGGTGATTTTATGTTTGGTAACATTATGGATCAGAAGGAGATGATGATTATAAGGCTGATCGGGCAATTATTATTAGTCTATTATTaggttattattattaatatgagAGAAAGTACTATTTTTTTCAGGATAAAATAGTACTTGTTAGCTGTATTGCTATAAAGAAATGGGTTGATTTGTGTACATTCATGTAGCCTGATGTGTTGCCAAAGCATTACTAACATCCGCAGTAGGCTATTAACTACCCATTTATGAAATACTGTTTGTATGTATAGTAAAAATGTGTGTtttgattgtttgtttgtttgtttttcctcTCAAAGGTTACTAAATGGTTTTCTGGGGGATTTATAAAAGGCAAAATGCTGCTTCTAGTTCTTTTGGCCTTTTCCGTATCGAATACGTTTTCTGACTTGGATTCTGACCTCTCAGCGGAGACTTGCAGCGCCTGTTCTTGCATGTCCATCGAGAATGTCCTCTATGTGAACTGTGAGAAAATAACTGTGTACAGACCTACTCAGCTGCTGCCCCCGGTCTCTAGCCTCTATCATTTGAATTTCCAAAATAACCTATTGATCGTCCTTTACCCCAATTCCTTTCTCAATTTCACACACGCAGTCTCTCTTCAACTGGGAAACAACAAATTACAGAACATCGAGGGAGGGGCCTTTTATGGCCTTAGTTCATTGAAACAGCTGCACTTAAATAACAATGAATTAAAAGTGCTCCGAGCTGACACTTTCTATGGGATCGAAAACTTGGAATACCTCCAGGCTGACTACAATTTGATCAAGTATGTTGAAAAAGGATCCTTCAACAAATTGCATAGGCTGAAAGTTCTCATCCTAAATGACAATCTCGTCCAGATCCTTCCTGATAATATTTTTCGCTTTGCCTCCCTTACTCATTTGGATATAAGAGGAAACAGGATTCAGAAGCTACCATATCTTGGAGTTTTGGAACACATTGGACGTATAGTGGAATTGCAGCTCGATGACAACCCATGGAATTGCACTTGTGATTTGTTACCCTTGAAAGCTTGGTTGGAGAACATGCCCTATAACATTTTTATTGGGGAGGCTATATGTGAAACCCCTAGTGACCTGTATGGAAGCCTGTtgaaagaaacaaacaaacaggaACTGTGTCCCATGGGAACAGGTAGTGACTTTGACGTAAGGATGCCCCCTTCACAGCCAGATAATGGCCAAACAACATCCGACACTGCACCCACTACGATACCCCCCATAGCCACAAAAGATCCCAAAACAACAAACCCATCTAAAATGTATGGTAACGGGATTGTTGGTTTACCTGGTTTGAATAAACATATTCCAATTATGTCCTATCAAACAAGAACCCCACCTCTCTCCTGCCCACAGCCTTGCACATGCAAAGCTCATCCCTCAGACTTTGGCATTGGTGTGAGTTGCCAAGAGAGAAGTATACACAATCTAGCAGATCTCATTCCCAAACCACCAAATGCCAAGAAGCTACACCTAAGTGGTAATTATATACAAGATATCAGTCCAGTTGATTTCCAAGGTTTTGAGGGTTTAGATTTATTACATTTGGGAAGCAATCAAATAGTCACAGTTCAAAAAGGTGTCTTTGCAAATCTGACCAACCTCCGTAGGCTTTATCTCAATGGGAACCAACTAGAGCAGCTGCATCCTGAGATGTTCATTGGGCTCAGTAACCTCCAATACTTGTACTTGGAATACAATGCCATAAAAGAGGTGTTAGCAGAGACCTTTGACTCCATGCCAAATCTGCAGTTGTTGTATCTGAACAATAATGTGCTAAGGAGCCTCCCTGCCTATATCTTTGCTAGCGTTTCCTTGGCTAGGCTAAATCTTAAGAACAACCATTTCATGACTCTGCCTGTGAGTGGCGTCCTAGACCAGCTGAGGTCTCTCACTCAGATTGATCTGGAAGGCAATCCATGGGAATGCTCCTGTGATTTAGTGGCTCTGAAACTTTGGCTGGAGAAGCTGAATGACGGAGTGGCTGCGAAAGAGATCAAATGCGCATCCCCAGTGCAGTTTTCCAATATAGAGTTAAGGCTGCTGAAAAATGAGGTCCTATGCCCCAAACTCATAGCTAGATCCCCTTTCATCCTGACCAGTGCTATTCCGGTGGTGAACTCCTTGTCCCCAGCAGGGGTGGGCAAGGCCCCTCCGGGAGGTCCAGTTCCCCTATCCATCATGATCCTCAGTATCCTGGTGGTGCTCATCCTCACAGTATTTGTTGCTTTTTGCCTCTTGGTGTTTGTGCTCAGGCGCAATAAAAAGCCACCTGGACGCCAGGAGGGCATGGGAAATCAGGAGTGTGGTTCCATGCAACTCACGCTCAGAAGACACAACAAATCTAGCAAGAAGGATGACCTGGGAGGGGAGACGTTCATCCCCCAAACTATCGAGCATATGAGCAAGAGCCACACCTGTTCGATTAGAGACTCTGAGTCAGGCTTTAGATTTGCTGACTCCCAGAGACAGAAAATAATAATGCGCAACAGCACTGACCAAGACAAGGACTCACTGTCCCCCCTGGACCCCCGAAATAAAAGACTGAGCACCATTGATGAGCTGGATGAGTTCCTGCCGAGAGAATCCAACATGTTCATTCAAAACTTTTTAGACAGTAAAAGGCTGGATTTCAACAGTATAGGGGTGAGTGGGTTTGAGATCCGTTACCCAGAGAAACCACATGACAAAAATATGAAAAAGTCAGTAATAGGGGGAAACCATAGTAAGATAGTAGTGGAGCAAAGGAAAAATGAGTATTATGAACTTAAAGCAAAACTTCAAGGTACACCTGACTACCTTCAGGTTCTGGAGGAACAGACTCAAATGAGTAAAATGTAGGCTATGTATccactcaacccccccccccccccccccccccttcccccaatTACAAAAGTGCCTTGTGGAAAACCTTAATGACCAATGGATAAACTGGACAGCTGGCTCCAGTCAGACTTTTCCCCTGGTGTGGTGATGCCATTATAACATGTATGAATATCACATCATACCACAAGACATCCTTAAGAGACAATTGTAGTATTTTGCTGTTATTGAAATTGGTACTTTTTTTCAACCAAATCATTGGGTCACGGAAACAATGTTGAGTGTTACTCATCGTGACCCTTCCACAGTGTTTTTGTGGAAATATCGAATCAGTATTTTGGATGAAATAACTATCAGAAATTGTGACTTTGCAGTTCTCCTGGGAATATATCGTTGTTGGCATCCCCCATTTACAGACACTTACGATCTGCCTGGATTATAACTGATCACTGCTGGTCGCTGCTGGGGGCCCTGATGCCTTGTTTTCACTAACAAAAGGCACTTACAACCCGAATAGCAGATTTGGAATGATTCCGTTACTTTTTTTTGTGTAAAGAGCCATGTTAATAGTGTTTGAATGAAATGTGGTTCCTCTTGATATTTTTGGGTATGGCACATGTCTGTATTTTTTTAGGCCCAAGAAAACAGCTGCTTGCCATGTAAGCGTACCTGGATTTATTTTGTCTACATTATTTGTATCTGTGGGACAGTTTGTAAATTACAACAGAAGACAAAACAACCATAccgattaaaaaatatatataataaataaaaaacactaaTATATGATTGATGACCCCTGTCAACTGTCAATTGGTAGTTAATTTAcctacattatttatttatttttcaacgcAGGATTATTTAAAGATTATTGGTACTATTTAAAAGTGAAATGGACATGTAGAATACATAAGCAATTCAGGCTCAGACGTTGAGCCACAAAATATTTATAAGTCTAAATCTTTCTGTTTTCTGAGTTTCTTCAATAACTCTACTGATGGCCTGAAAGAAAGGGGAATAGTGATGATGTTGCACGAACTGAGGTCTAATAGTATTTGAAGTTGAACAAATTCCTTATTCTTATATCCCACAATATCTTGTCAAATGTTTGTTATTAACATTATGCAACCAAAATAAATGTGCATTAAAGTGATATGATTCTGGATTGTTTGACTGTGTACCCTGGGAATGGAATAGAAAGCAGAGAAAGGTAGTGTATGAGATGAGTTCAATTTAACTTTGGAAGACAATTGTGTGGCTAAGAATTTGCTTTATATAGCTGATCTGGACAGAATCACATCAAACACCATGTGCAATATTAATATGCTCAATCATAATAGCTTAAATATTTTATGTTATTTATTCGTTCAAGGTTATATTGTGGAGACATTTTATATTGTTATTTCAAATTATTTTATCCACTTTATTTGACCAAGTCCTTATTTAAAGTATTGTTAAGTTAATGAGTGTTTGAAATACCAATGGATAGAATGTACCTtcaaatatataataaataaaattTGCTATCAGACAGCAGAATACTGTATATTGGTTAGTTTTTAATTGTATACACCTGTTTAAGTCAAGGTATTAAAATCAGCACCTATATGCACTGTGTTTTTCTTTTCCTCAAGAAAATGTCATCTTGTTTCCTCAGTCGTTTAAGTTGCTTTATAAATAAAGCCTTGAATGTTCATGAAGAAAAACCTGAGAATTAGTTGACTATTTGAACACAAAATCTGTTTTAATACTGTGTGACATGAATCTCAATTCAGCAATCAACAGATACACATGAAAGTGAATACATATGATGTAACCCCATCAtcaatgctgtttttttttttttttatcatgtcACATTAGACTGATAAAAGAATGTTTAGggcattattctttttttttttttaaggccaTTACAGTAATCCTTTATAGGGGAGGAATTAATTAGTGAGTAAAAGGATGATATGGTGTCATAACCTTTACGGATGTTCTGGTGCATATTTGGTGAGTCTTGTTCTATGGTAAAACAGGGAGTAACGTTTTAAAGATGTGGGTGAGAACTAAACTAGTGTTAGGATGTTTGTCAAGGGACAGGTCAAGTGAACTTGAattttacttatttattttgtttattttttgttagtttttttatgtACTTTAAAAGCATTTAATGTTTGCACTCCTCCCACAAATAAATGTTTATGTCATTTTAGTTTTCCTTTTGTCTGATATGGTCTTTTATGAATTAGGTGTTTCTTGCCAGTAAACATTCATGTTATTAATTTGTCATATTCACTTAGAGAGATGTGGGATCATGTACTGTAATGTAGTAGATGGATGTCTCATCGTTTTGCTTCCATTGTCTGGCGCATACTGCAGTGTGGGCCCATAGTCACTGCCTGTTGTTGCCTGTAGTctgtttctgtttttttttctgtCTTTTTGTATGAAATGTCTAGCTTACAAATAAGCCTTGCCAACATAGCAGATGTTAAATTGATGAGTGAATACTCAGGTTATACTTATGCCATAATTCGTCTCATTGTCTACTGAATGTTTGTGTATTTggtttgtcatgttgtgttttcTTGTTTACATTCTTACAATGGTGAACTCATTTGGTGAATACAAAATGTGAAACACCCCTTGGAAATCTTTTTAGACTTCCAATCATCCTCAATATTGTTTTTCTGAAAAAAGTAACCTATATTGTAACATGCTAATTTGCTCTAAATGACTCATGAATGCGGGCACTGCATGTTGATGTCAATTTCACAtgattgtgtgtgtttgcatatttgtgtgtgtgcgcatgcatttGCATTGTGACTGTAAACACGTTGGCAGAGCCTAGATTTTTCATTACATTTAGCTGTTTTACCAgatgtctttattttttatagtTACACACTTTGATCTAATGTGTTGCCAGTTCTGAATGTTGACTACAGAAGCTGCTGATAGAGATGACAAGGTTTGTACATTAtgcactgaatgtacaaaacattaggaatacctgctctttccatgacatagactgaccaggtgaaagctatgatcccttattgatggcacttgttaaatccacttcaatcagtgtagatgaaggggaggagacaggttaaagaaggatttttaagccttgagacaattgagacatgaattgtgtattcagagggtgaatgggaaagacaaaattgttaagtgcctttgaacggggtattgtattaggtgccaggcacaccggtttgtgtcaatgtgcatcaagaatggtccaccaaccaatggacatccagccaactttacacaactgtgggaagcattggaatcaaggGTACCTGTAGGCCAGTATCCCGGTGGAACAACGCCTTGTAGATTCCATTCCCTGACGAATTTAAGCTgttctgtggggggggggggggggcaactcaatcacatgataaactgatggagtaagagaTTTTGCTCTGAAtattacaactgactaggtatctccctttccaATCCATATCGATGCCATCATTGGTTTGACAAAACACAGCAATGCACTTCCTATGCAATTCCACAAGGGACAAAATTAACACATGAAGTCACAAAAGCaggaggtgttcctaatgtttggtatactcagtgtataatccCTCAAATGCTGTTGCTTCCACCTTCTTTTGTGACTTAATGTGTGAATTTTATCCCTTGTGGAATTGCAAAGGAAGTGCATTGCTGTGTTTTGTCAAACCAATAATGGCATCCATATGGATTGGGTTTCCTGTGATGTAATATTCAAAGCAGAAtctcttactccatcagtttatcaTGTGATTTTATTGACATTGAGATTTTCACATTATTGTTTCATATAGGAGTTGCCTTTGTGATATAACATGCAGTAGAACAATCTATACAACGATCTATGACGTCTTTTTTTGATGCATCCTCGTCTTGTAATGCCCCAAGAAACAGATTTCTTGGCTCTTTAATGAGGCAAATGACATATGGTTGAACCCATCATCAGGGTTTACAAGACGATTTACATGTATCTATCCGTAGCATGTTTTATCCAGATAAGTTTGCTAACTTTGCTCTGCGAGGGGTTGAACGATAAAGTGTATCTGTATTTGCGTTAGTAATCTGCTCAAAGTATGTGTGACTGTGCACGTGCATTCCACCCCTTTTATTGTAACGATTAAGCTCCCAATCATATTTCTGACATCCCTTCTGGCTGGTACTGTTGTCTGGATTTGTTTTCCTTAGTTTGCATTTCTGTGACACTAACTATTTGATTCTGTTGTGGCTCTTGGAACAGATCATGTTTGGTAGTAAGGGGGGGGTTCATTTGAAGGAATTTTTAAAAACGTAACTGAGTGATCTTAATATACACCGCTCGAGTCTCTTCCCCTGTCCCTGAACTCTCAACTTTGCTACACTGTCCTGTATGACCGGCAGGCCCTCCAACCCTGCCCCTCACCCTGCAAGCCAAGCCCTTTCAAGCCTTTCTAAATGACGCCATGGAATGGCAAATCATTTATTCATGTATATTTGCTCCAGTCAATGTCACATGCTCATTAGGCAGCACACTTCCTGTAGGAGGCCCCGGCGGTGCAGGAGTGCAGGGCTGCATGCACAAGCAGACACTGTGGCACTCAATGGATGCCTTTCCATTTCAACCACAGAGCGATAAGGAGAGCCGAGTACGAGCTGTGATTGGCAGATAACGGGGATGGATTAAATCTCAGGGTCTTTGCCTCTCCTGAATAATGTGGTCATTGGTTTGAAGAAAGAAAGGCAGAGCAAGGCACTACAGTATAGGGCTGTGTGCAGGGCTCAGAGAGCTGCAGAGAAAAGGCTTAATGATTACTTATCTGAGATCCCATAGCTTCTCTATGTCAAGACAAGTTTAACAATGGAGAATTGCCCATGGTTTGTGAATAAGTGTGCAGTTGAATTGGTAAAATGATGATGAAAATAATTGTCTTCAGCATTATTGAAATAAAGAGAGTTGTTTGTAACATGAAATTGATCACTGCTTCTTCACATGCTCCACAGAGAGTTTTTATGTTGCTATGGTGTTTTATACCACTGTGTGCCCATGCTACTAATCATGTATTTGTGCCTGTAGTGGTGTGTCTTATGATTCTCCAGGGAGGTTGTTGAGCATAGAGAATGTGTTAAAAATACTTTATGTACtggacattttaaagtggcccaTGTGGGAGAGTTGCTTTTACTTGTGTGTATGTTTGCTCTAAATTGTTGTCTGCCTTGAACTAAAAGGTAGTGCTTGCTCCCCTCCCCTACATTTTGCTAAGTAATGTTTTAGCATTTCTCAGTTGAGCAGATTTGAATATAACAAAATAAAAATCATTAATAAGTTATGTATATTGCATTTTTATTCTGGAAATTGAATTGTCAGACAGGGTTCCCATCCAGAACATGTCGTCATGATGAAAAACAGTCACTGTTTCACTCCCGAGACAGGTTTCAATCACAGGAGcataaataaagataaaacaagTAGGTAAGTAGGTAATCTGCCCCCATGCTTAGTTTAGTTACAAACAAACCATTTTAGTGCAACATTTGTCACAGACCTTGTCTCTCTCCCATTTAGATTGCGTAATGGATGTTttactttataaatgttttatatgaaAGAATCCTAAGAGTGGGAGTTTGGGGACAAAAATGTCCCCGTTGGCAGGCATACACAAACAACATCAGAAACAACCTGAGCA includes the following:
- the LOC120047514 gene encoding SLIT and NTRK-like protein 4; the encoded protein is MLLLVLLAFSVSNTFSDLDSDLSAETCSACSCMSIENVLYVNCEKITVYRPTQLLPPVSSLYHLNFQNNLLIVLYPNSFLNFTHAVSLQLGNNKLQNIEGGAFYGLSSLKQLHLNNNELKVLRADTFYGIENLEYLQADYNLIKYVEKGSFNKLHRLKVLILNDNLVQILPDNIFRFASLTHLDIRGNRIQKLPYLGVLEHIGRIVELQLDDNPWNCTCDLLPLKAWLENMPYNIFIGEAICETPSDLYGSLLKETNKQELCPMGTGSDFDVRMPPSQPDNGQTTSDTAPTTIPPIATKDPKTTNPSKMYGNGIVGLPGLNKHIPIMSYQTRTPPLSCPQPCTCKAHPSDFGIGVSCQERSIHNLADLIPKPPNAKKLHLSGNYIQDISPVDFQGFEGLDLLHLGSNQIVTVQKGVFANLTNLRRLYLNGNQLEQLHPEMFIGLSNLQYLYLEYNAIKEVLAETFDSMPNLQLLYLNNNVLRSLPAYIFASVSLARLNLKNNHFMTLPVSGVLDQLRSLTQIDLEGNPWECSCDLVALKLWLEKLNDGVAAKEIKCASPVQFSNIELRLLKNEVLCPKLIARSPFILTSAIPVVNSLSPAGVGKAPPGGPVPLSIMILSILVVLILTVFVAFCLLVFVLRRNKKPPGRQEGMGNQECGSMQLTLRRHNKSSKKDDLGGETFIPQTIEHMSKSHTCSIRDSESGFRFADSQRQKIIMRNSTDQDKDSLSPLDPRNKRLSTIDELDEFLPRESNMFIQNFLDSKRLDFNSIGVSGFEIRYPEKPHDKNMKKSVIGGNHSKIVVEQRKNEYYELKAKLQGTPDYLQVLEEQTQMSKM